CTAGCGGATTTTCGGTCAGGCGAAACCCCGGAAGTTGTTGGTATTTCAGGGGTTGACGATGACCGAAACGACACCGAAACCCCCCGAAACGCGCCCGAAGGCCAGATTAAAAGGCCCCCAAACGGCCCCCAGAATCGATGCCAGCCCGTGCGCCTGCCGGGCGATGCCTGGGGGTGCCCGTGAGTGGGCTGTGTCAGGGGTGTGGCCGCCCGCCTGCGCTGGCCGTGTACCCCGGCCATATCGACCACCTGTGCTACTACTGCCAGCCGTGCGACCGCATCGCCACCCGCGACCTCGGGCATGCTGGCCCGTGGGTGCCGAAGGCTGAACTGCCACCGGGCACCGACCTCGATCAGCTGCCTCGCGTCAACAATGGCTGGCAGCCGCAGCCGTGCCAGGTGTGCGGTGCGGTGACGAAGCTGCAGTGGCATCACCTCGCGCCACGGGCGCTGATGCCTGATGCGGAGAAGTGGCCGCAGGTCTGGACCTGTGATCGCTGCCACATGTCGTGGCATGACTGCGTGACGCCGGGGCTGGTCGGCCGGGCGAAGACCTGGACGCGATAATGCCGCGGATTCGCACCATCAAGCCCGAGTTTTGGGTGGACGAGAAGTTGGCCCCACTGGACTCGTCCACGCGCCTGGTCTTCTTGGGCCTGATCAGCATGGCCGATGATGCAGGCCGACTGGTCGACAACCAGAAGCAGATCGACGCCTTCATTTACCCGATGACCAGCCAGTCCGCGGCCAAGCCCGTGGACACGCTGGCGGCAATCGGCCGACTCCGGCGCGGGGTCACGGAAAGCGGCCAGCGCGTCATTCAGATCGTCGGGTTTACCAAGCACCAGAAGATTGACCGGCCGAACTATCGCGCCTGCCTGCCCCCCATTGCCGGAGATGTCGAGGAGGCCCCACAGGCCGTACCACCGGCACCACGCAAGCGGCTGGCGAGGGCACTGGCCGACCGTGTGTGGACACTCGCGCAGGGGATGTGTGCGCGGTGTGGCGTGACCTGCAAGCGCGGCAAGGCCAATCGGTACGATAATGACCCCACGTTGGGCGAAATCGACCACATCGTGGCTGTACGCGATGGTGGAGGTGACACGCCGCAAAACCTTCAGCTGCTATGCCTTAGCTGCAATCGCACGAAGGCCGGTAATGCCCTTTCGGCGAGGAATCGTCGAGCGTTCGACGACAAGTCGTCG
This sequence is a window from Candidatus Sericytochromatia bacterium. Protein-coding genes within it:
- a CDS encoding HNH endonuclease signature motif containing protein — protein: MPRIRTIKPEFWVDEKLAPLDSSTRLVFLGLISMADDAGRLVDNQKQIDAFIYPMTSQSAAKPVDTLAAIGRLRRGVTESGQRVIQIVGFTKHQKIDRPNYRACLPPIAGDVEEAPQAVPPAPRKRLARALADRVWTLAQGMCARCGVTCKRGKANRYDNDPTLGEIDHIVAVRDGGGDTPQNLQLLCLSCNRTKAGNALSARNRRAFDDKSSRARRTISVSVPVSVSVPTTNDQNQDVALRADFEAAWAAYPKRPANPKGKAWKAYLARVRAGEDPAAILAGVRAYAAYVEREKIPGKYIKHAATFFGEAKPYLDDYGPVASPTIQLYDPVTGDMTPEAAKILGRIA